A section of the Citrobacter farmeri genome encodes:
- the dld gene encoding D-lactate dehydrogenase, with protein sequence MSSITTTDNKTFLNELARLVGHSHLLTDPAKTARYRKGFRSGQGDALAVVFPGSLLELWRVLNACVNADKIILMQAANTGLTEGSTPNGNDYDREIVIISTLRLDKLHVLGKGEQVLAYPGTTLYSLEKALKPLGREPHSVIGSSCIGASVIGGICNNSGGSLVQRGPAYTEMSLFARIDENGKLQLVNHLGIDLGQTPEQILSQLDDERIKEENVRHDGRHAHDHDYVTRVRDIDADTPARYNADPDRLFESSGCAGKLAVFAVRLDTFEAEKNQQVFYIGTNQPEVLTEIRRHILAKFDNLPVAGEYMHRDIYDIAEQYGKDTFLMIDKLGTDKMPFFFTLKGRTDAMLEKVKFFRPHFTDRAMQKFGHLFPSHLPPRMKSWRDKYEHHLLLKMAGDGVAEAQSWLTEFFKTAEGDFFACTLEEGSKAFLHRFAAAGAAIRYQAVHADEVEDILALDIALRRNDTEWYEHLPAEIDNQLVHKLYYGHFMCYVFHQDYIVKKGVDAHALKEQMLELLKQRGAQYPAEHNVGHLYEAPATLTRFYRENDPTNSMNPGIGKTSKQKFWKVPSSD encoded by the coding sequence ATGTCTTCCATTACAACAACTGATAATAAAACCTTCCTGAATGAGCTCGCCCGCCTGGTGGGACATTCACACCTGCTGACCGATCCTGCTAAAACCGCCCGCTATCGCAAGGGTTTCCGTTCCGGTCAGGGCGACGCCCTGGCGGTGGTCTTTCCCGGCTCGCTACTGGAACTCTGGCGCGTACTGAACGCCTGCGTCAACGCCGATAAAATTATCCTGATGCAGGCTGCCAATACCGGCCTGACCGAAGGCTCCACGCCGAACGGCAATGATTATGACCGCGAGATTGTCATCATCAGCACTCTGCGCCTCGACAAGCTCCACGTGCTGGGCAAAGGTGAGCAGGTGCTGGCCTATCCCGGTACAACGTTGTATTCGCTTGAAAAAGCGCTGAAGCCGCTGGGGCGTGAGCCGCACTCGGTGATTGGTTCGTCGTGCATCGGCGCGTCGGTCATTGGTGGGATCTGTAATAACTCCGGAGGATCGCTGGTGCAAAGAGGCCCGGCGTACACCGAAATGTCCCTTTTCGCCCGCATTGATGAAAACGGCAAGCTGCAACTGGTCAACCATCTGGGGATCGATCTGGGACAAACGCCAGAGCAGATCCTGAGTCAACTGGACGATGAGCGGATCAAAGAAGAAAATGTCCGCCACGACGGGCGACACGCCCACGATCATGACTACGTCACCCGCGTCAGAGACATCGACGCCGACACGCCCGCACGCTATAACGCCGATCCAGATCGCCTGTTCGAATCTTCTGGCTGTGCCGGGAAACTGGCGGTCTTTGCAGTGCGTCTCGACACCTTCGAGGCGGAAAAAAATCAGCAGGTGTTTTACATTGGCACCAATCAACCCGAGGTGCTGACGGAAATCCGCCGCCATATTCTGGCGAAGTTCGACAATCTGCCGGTGGCGGGTGAATACATGCACCGCGACATTTACGACATTGCCGAACAGTACGGCAAAGACACCTTCCTGATGATTGATAAGCTTGGCACCGACAAAATGCCGTTCTTCTTCACCCTCAAAGGGCGCACCGACGCGATGCTGGAAAAGGTGAAATTCTTCCGTCCGCACTTTACCGACCGCGCGATGCAGAAGTTTGGTCATCTGTTCCCGAGTCACCTGCCACCACGCATGAAAAGCTGGCGCGATAAATATGAACATCATCTGCTGTTAAAAATGGCGGGCGATGGCGTCGCTGAAGCACAAAGCTGGCTTACCGAATTCTTTAAAACGGCAGAAGGCGATTTCTTCGCCTGCACGCTGGAAGAAGGTAGCAAAGCCTTCCTGCACCGCTTCGCAGCCGCTGGCGCAGCCATTCGCTATCAGGCAGTTCATGCAGATGAAGTGGAGGATATTCTGGCCCTGGATATCGCTCTGCGCCGCAATGACACCGAATGGTACGAGCATCTGCCGGCGGAAATTGATAACCAACTGGTGCATAAACTCTATTACGGTCACTTTATGTGCTACGTCTTCCACCAGGATTACATTGTGAAGAAAGGCGTGGATGCTCACGCGTTGAAAGAGCAAATGCTGGAATTGCTGAAACAGCGCGGTGCGCAATACCCGGCAGAGCATAACGTCGGGCATCTGTATGAAGCACCGGCGACCCTGACCCGTTTTTATCGCGAAAATGACCCAACCAACAGTATGAATCCCGGAATTGGCAAGACCAGTAAGCAAAAATTCTGGAAAGTCCCCTCTTCTGATTAA
- the bglX gene encoding beta-glucosidase BglX, giving the protein MKWLCSVGVAVSLALQPALAEELFGNHPLTPEARDAFVTQLLTKMTVDEKIGQLRLISVGPDNPKEAIREMIKDGQVGAIFNTVTRQDIRKMQDQVMELSRLKIPLFFAYDVLHGQRTVFPISLGLASSFNLDAVKTVGRISAYEAADDGLNMTWAPMVDVSRDPRWGRASEGFGEDTYLTSIMGKTMVEAMQGKSPADRYSVMTSVKHFAAYGAVEGGKEYNTVDMSPQRLFNDYMPPYKAGLDAGSGAVMVALNSLNGTPATSDAWLLKDILRDKWGFKGITVSDHGAIKELIKHGTASDPEDAVRVALKSGINMSMSDEYYSKYLPGLIKSGKVTMAELDDATRHVLNVKYDMGLFNDPYSHLGAKESDPVDTNAESRLHRKEAREVARESLVLLKNRLETLPLKKSGTIAVVGPLADSKRDVMGSWSAAGVAGQSVTVLTGIKNALGANGKVVYAHGANITNDKDIVTFLNQYEEAVKVDTRSPQEMIDEAVAAAKQSDVVVAVVGEAQGMAHEASSRTDITLPQSQRDLIAVLKATGKPLVLVLMNGRPLALVKEDQQADAILETWFAGTEGGNAIADVLFGDYNPSGKLPMSFPRSVGQIPTYYSHLNTGRPYNADKPNKYTSRYFDEANGPLYPFGYGLSYTTFNVSDVTLSAPTMKRDGSVTASVKVSNTGKREGETVIQLYVQDVTASLSRPVKELKGFKKVNLKPGETQTVSFPIDINALKFWNQQMKFEAEPGKFNVFIGVDSARVKQGSFELL; this is encoded by the coding sequence ATGAAATGGCTATGTTCTGTAGGTGTCGCAGTTAGTCTGGCATTGCAACCCGCGCTGGCGGAGGAGCTGTTCGGTAACCATCCGCTGACGCCGGAAGCGCGGGATGCGTTTGTCACCCAACTGCTGACGAAAATGACCGTCGATGAAAAGATTGGTCAGCTACGTTTGATCAGCGTCGGTCCGGATAACCCGAAAGAAGCGATCCGCGAGATGATCAAAGACGGTCAGGTGGGGGCAATTTTTAACACCGTCACCCGTCAGGACATCCGTAAAATGCAGGATCAGGTGATGGAACTGAGTCGCCTGAAAATCCCTCTCTTTTTTGCCTACGACGTGCTGCACGGCCAGCGTACCGTCTTCCCGATTAGTCTCGGGCTGGCGTCCTCTTTTAACCTCGACGCGGTGAAAACCGTCGGACGCATCTCGGCGTATGAAGCCGCAGACGACGGCCTGAACATGACCTGGGCACCGATGGTCGATGTCTCCCGCGATCCGCGCTGGGGACGCGCCTCTGAAGGTTTTGGCGAAGATACGTATCTGACCTCCATCATGGGCAAAACGATGGTGGAAGCGATGCAGGGCAAAAGCCCGGCGGACCGCTATTCGGTGATGACCAGCGTGAAGCACTTTGCCGCCTATGGTGCCGTGGAGGGGGGGAAAGAGTATAACACCGTGGACATGAGTCCGCAGCGACTGTTTAACGACTACATGCCGCCGTACAAAGCCGGTCTGGATGCGGGTAGCGGCGCGGTGATGGTGGCGCTGAACTCGCTGAACGGCACGCCAGCGACGTCTGACGCCTGGCTGCTGAAGGACATTCTGCGCGACAAATGGGGCTTTAAAGGCATTACCGTATCTGACCACGGCGCGATTAAAGAACTGATTAAGCACGGCACGGCTTCCGATCCGGAAGATGCTGTGCGCGTAGCGCTCAAGTCCGGCATTAACATGAGTATGAGCGACGAGTATTACAGCAAGTACCTGCCGGGACTGATCAAATCCGGCAAAGTGACGATGGCGGAGCTGGATGACGCGACGCGTCACGTACTGAATGTGAAATATGACATGGGGCTGTTTAACGATCCCTATAGCCATCTGGGGGCGAAAGAGTCGGATCCGGTGGATACCAATGCCGAAAGTCGTCTGCACCGGAAAGAGGCGCGTGAAGTCGCGCGCGAGAGCCTGGTGCTGCTGAAAAACCGCCTCGAAACGTTGCCGCTGAAAAAATCGGGGACGATTGCGGTTGTTGGCCCGCTGGCTGACAGCAAACGCGACGTGATGGGCAGTTGGTCTGCCGCAGGCGTAGCTGGCCAGTCCGTCACGGTACTGACCGGCATTAAAAATGCCCTCGGCGCGAACGGTAAGGTGGTATACGCCCACGGGGCCAACATCACTAACGATAAAGACATTGTCACCTTCCTCAATCAGTATGAAGAGGCGGTGAAGGTGGACACGCGTTCCCCTCAGGAGATGATTGATGAGGCCGTCGCGGCGGCGAAGCAGTCAGATGTGGTGGTTGCCGTGGTGGGTGAGGCGCAGGGCATGGCGCATGAAGCGTCCAGCCGTACCGATATCACCCTGCCGCAGAGCCAGCGCGATTTGATCGCGGTGCTGAAAGCGACCGGAAAACCGCTGGTGCTGGTGCTGATGAACGGTCGTCCGCTGGCGCTGGTGAAAGAAGATCAACAGGCCGACGCGATTCTGGAAACCTGGTTTGCCGGTACGGAAGGGGGGAACGCGATTGCCGACGTCCTGTTTGGCGACTACAACCCGTCAGGCAAACTGCCGATGTCTTTCCCGCGCTCGGTAGGGCAGATCCCGACCTATTACAGCCACCTCAACACCGGTCGTCCCTATAACGCCGACAAGCCGAACAAGTATACTTCTCGCTACTTTGACGAAGCTAACGGCCCGCTCTATCCATTTGGTTATGGCCTGAGCTACACCACGTTTAATGTCTCTGATGTGACGCTCTCCGCGCCAACCATGAAACGCGACGGCAGCGTGACGGCAAGCGTGAAGGTGAGCAATACGGGCAAGCGTGAAGGTGAGACGGTGATTCAGCTGTACGTGCAGGACGTCACGGCTTCCCTGAGTCGACCGGTGAAAGAGCTGAAAGGCTTTAAGAAAGTGAACCTGAAACCCGGCGAAACGCAGACTGTCAGCTTCCCGATTGATATCAATGCGTTGAAGTTCTGGAATCAGCAGATGAAATTTGAGGCTGAACCTGGCAAGTTCAACGTCTTTATCGGCGTCGATTCTGCCCGCGTGAAACAGGGATCGTTTGAATTGCTGTGA
- the osmF gene encoding glycine betaine ABC transporter substrate-binding protein OsmF — protein sequence MTISKVWTRSLALLAAVSLPLQAASPVKVGSKIDTEGALLGNIILQVLESHGVKTVNKVQLGTTPVVRGAIASGELDIYPEYTGNGAFFFKDENDPAWKNAQAGFEKVKKLDAEQNKLVWLTAAPANNTWTIAVRSDVAEKNKLTSLADLGRYLKEGGTFKLAASAEFIERADALPAFEKAYDFKLGQAQLLSLAGGDTAVTIKAAAQQTSGVNAAMAYGTDGPVAALGLQTLSDPKGVQPIYAPAPVVREDVLKAYPQMAEWLQPVFASLDEKTLQQLNASIAVEGLDAKKVAADYLKQKGWVK from the coding sequence ATGACAATCTCAAAGGTCTGGACCCGTTCGCTGGCGCTGTTAGCGGCAGTGAGCTTACCCTTGCAGGCGGCATCGCCGGTAAAGGTTGGGTCGAAAATTGACACCGAAGGTGCGCTGCTTGGCAACATCATTTTGCAGGTGCTGGAAAGTCACGGCGTCAAAACGGTCAATAAAGTCCAGCTAGGTACTACGCCGGTCGTGCGCGGTGCGATCGCCTCGGGCGAGCTGGATATCTACCCTGAATACACCGGCAACGGCGCGTTCTTCTTCAAAGATGAAAACGATCCGGCATGGAAAAATGCGCAAGCGGGCTTTGAGAAAGTCAAAAAACTCGATGCAGAGCAGAATAAGCTGGTCTGGTTAACGGCGGCACCAGCCAATAATACCTGGACTATCGCGGTACGTAGCGATGTCGCTGAAAAAAATAAACTCACCTCACTGGCCGATCTCGGACGCTATCTGAAAGAGGGCGGAACTTTCAAACTGGCCGCCTCCGCCGAATTTATCGAGCGTGCCGACGCGTTGCCGGCGTTCGAAAAAGCTTACGATTTTAAGCTCGGCCAGGCGCAACTGCTTTCACTGGCGGGCGGTGACACGGCGGTGACCATCAAGGCCGCCGCGCAGCAAACGTCAGGCGTCAACGCCGCGATGGCCTACGGTACGGATGGTCCGGTAGCCGCGCTGGGCTTGCAGACGTTAAGCGATCCCAAAGGCGTTCAACCCATTTATGCGCCAGCCCCTGTGGTGCGTGAGGATGTGTTGAAGGCGTACCCGCAGATGGCGGAATGGCTGCAACCGGTGTTTGCCAGTCTGGATGAAAAAACGTTGCAACAACTCAATGCCAGCATTGCCGTTGAAGGGTTAGATGCCAAAAAAGTGGCGGCAGACTACCTGAAGCAAAAGGGATGGGTGAAGTAA
- a CDS encoding ABC transporter permease — MGDVSKVSIQRVLLLLVVLSAAAVALPFVNYAPNRLVSGEGRQLWTLWPGSVSMLTGAGCVLLTLCFVPGRKGALCTLMVVQLLIILMLWSVGKAATQLAETGTPLARTSVGSGLWLWLALGLLACSDAIRRITAQPLWRWVLHAQMAIIPVALLLMGTFDDLSLLKEYVNRQDVFDDALAQHLTLLLGTVLPALAIGIPLGIWCYFSTSRQGPVFTVLNVIQTIPSVALFGLLIAPLAGLVNAFPWLATVGVAGTGLTPALIALVLYALLPLVRGVVAGLNQVPRDVLESARAMGMSTAQRFLHVQLPLALPVFLRSLRVVMVQTVGMAVIAALIGAGGFGALVFQGLLSSAVDLVLLGVIPVIALAVLIDALFDLGIALLKVTHHD, encoded by the coding sequence TTGGGTGACGTGTCAAAAGTCAGTATTCAGCGCGTACTGTTGCTGCTGGTCGTTCTTTCAGCCGCCGCCGTTGCGCTGCCGTTTGTGAACTATGCCCCGAATCGCCTGGTATCGGGAGAGGGACGTCAGCTCTGGACGCTCTGGCCCGGTTCGGTGTCGATGCTCACCGGCGCGGGTTGCGTCTTGCTGACATTGTGCTTTGTGCCGGGAAGAAAAGGGGCGCTGTGTACGCTGATGGTCGTACAACTGCTGATCATTCTGATGCTGTGGAGCGTGGGTAAGGCGGCGACACAGCTGGCAGAAACGGGGACGCCGCTGGCGCGAACCAGTGTGGGAAGCGGTCTCTGGCTGTGGCTTGCGCTGGGATTGCTGGCCTGCAGCGACGCCATCCGACGTATTACCGCGCAGCCACTCTGGCGCTGGGTTTTACATGCGCAGATGGCGATTATTCCCGTCGCACTCTTGTTGATGGGGACGTTCGATGACCTCTCTTTACTCAAAGAGTATGTTAATCGCCAGGATGTCTTTGATGATGCCCTGGCTCAACACCTGACGTTGCTGTTGGGTACCGTGCTGCCCGCGCTGGCGATCGGCATTCCTCTCGGTATCTGGTGTTATTTTTCCACCTCCCGCCAGGGACCGGTGTTTACCGTTCTCAATGTGATCCAAACCATTCCTTCTGTCGCGCTGTTCGGCCTGCTGATTGCACCGCTTGCCGGACTGGTAAACGCGTTCCCCTGGCTTGCGACGGTGGGCGTGGCGGGAACGGGGTTGACCCCGGCGCTGATCGCGCTGGTGCTGTACGCGCTCTTGCCGCTGGTTCGCGGTGTGGTAGCCGGACTGAATCAGGTTCCCCGCGATGTCCTGGAGAGTGCGCGTGCGATGGGGATGAGCACCGCACAGCGCTTTCTACACGTTCAGCTTCCGCTGGCGTTGCCTGTCTTTTTACGTAGCCTGCGGGTAGTGATGGTGCAAACTGTTGGCATGGCTGTCATCGCCGCGTTGATTGGCGCTGGCGGCTTTGGTGCGTTGGTGTTTCAGGGGCTGCTCAGCAGTGCTGTGGATCTGGTGCTGCTGGGCGTGATCCCGGTTATCGCACTGGCGGTACTGATTGATGCGCTGTTTGACTTAGGGATCGCTCTGCTGAAGGTAACCCACCATGATTGA
- a CDS encoding ABC transporter ATP-binding protein, translated as MIEFSHVNKAFGEQKAVSDLNLHVKEGSFSVLIGTSGSGKSTTLKMINRLVEHDSGRIRFAGEEIRSLPVLELRRRMGYAIQSIGLFPHWTVAQNIATVPHLLKWPRRKIDERVDELMTLLGLEVGLRERYPHQLSGGQQQRVGVARALAADPQVLLMDEPFGALDPVTRGALQQEMTRIHRLLGRTIVLVTHDIDEALRLAEHLVLMDGGEVVQQGTPLAMLTSPANDFVQQFFGRSELGVRLLSLRTVADYVRRDEQIAGEALTEEMTLRDALSAFVARGCEVLPVVNQQGIICGTLHFRDLLLETLTHETTV; from the coding sequence ATGATTGAATTTAGCCACGTGAATAAAGCCTTTGGCGAGCAGAAAGCGGTTAGCGACCTGAATCTGCACGTTAAGGAAGGCAGTTTCTCGGTACTGATTGGCACCTCAGGTTCGGGGAAATCCACAACCCTGAAAATGATTAACCGACTGGTGGAGCATGACAGCGGCAGGATCCGCTTTGCTGGCGAGGAAATTCGCAGTCTGCCGGTGCTGGAGCTGCGTCGGCGGATGGGCTATGCAATTCAGTCGATTGGCCTGTTTCCACACTGGACGGTGGCGCAGAACATCGCCACTGTGCCGCACTTGCTGAAGTGGCCGCGCAGGAAAATTGATGAGCGAGTGGACGAATTAATGACGCTGCTCGGGCTGGAAGTCGGGCTGCGCGAACGCTATCCGCATCAGCTTTCCGGTGGGCAACAGCAGCGCGTGGGCGTGGCGCGAGCGTTAGCTGCCGATCCGCAAGTGCTGTTGATGGATGAACCTTTCGGCGCGCTGGATCCGGTCACCCGTGGGGCGTTACAGCAGGAGATGACCCGCATCCATCGTCTGTTGGGGCGAACCATTGTACTGGTGACGCATGATATTGATGAAGCGCTGCGCCTGGCGGAACATCTGGTGCTGATGGACGGCGGAGAAGTTGTTCAGCAGGGGACGCCGCTGGCGATGCTGACGTCACCGGCGAATGACTTTGTGCAACAGTTTTTCGGTCGCAGCGAGCTGGGGGTGCGGTTGCTGTCACTGCGAACCGTGGCTGACTATGTTCGCCGGGATGAACAGATTGCCGGGGAGGCGCTGACCGAAGAGATGACGCTGCGCGACGCGCTTTCCGCGTTTGTCGCACGCGGGTGCGAGGTGTTACCGGTGGTCAACCAGCAGGGGATTATCTGCGGGACGCTCCATTTTCGCGATCTGCTACTGGAGACGCTGACGCATGAAACGACTGTCTGA
- a CDS encoding ABC transporter permease, translating to MKRLSDPLLWLIALFLLMLLGLPHSQAIFASLFPELPRPVYQQESFLALALAHFWLVAVSSLFAVVIGVGAGIMVTRPKGREFRPLVETIAAVGQTFPPVAVLAIAVPVMGFGQQPAIIALILYGVLPILQATLAGLGSIADSVRNIASGMGMSPGQQLRKVELPLAAPVILAGVRTSVIINIGTATIASTVGASTLGTPIIIGLSGFNTAYVIQGALLVALAAIIVDRLFERLVQHLSRHAK from the coding sequence ATGAAACGACTGTCTGACCCGTTGCTTTGGCTAATCGCGCTCTTCCTGCTGATGCTGCTGGGTTTACCGCACAGCCAGGCGATTTTCGCCAGTCTGTTTCCTGAACTTCCGCGTCCGGTTTACCAGCAGGAGAGCTTCCTCGCGCTGGCGCTGGCCCATTTCTGGCTGGTCGCGGTGTCGAGTCTGTTTGCCGTGGTAATTGGCGTGGGTGCCGGAATTATGGTGACACGGCCAAAGGGGCGGGAGTTTCGCCCGCTGGTGGAAACTATTGCTGCCGTTGGACAAACTTTTCCGCCTGTCGCGGTGCTGGCGATTGCCGTGCCGGTGATGGGGTTTGGTCAGCAACCGGCCATTATCGCGCTGATCCTGTACGGTGTGCTACCCATCCTGCAGGCGACGCTGGCGGGGCTGGGGTCGATTGCGGACAGCGTGCGCAACATTGCCAGCGGCATGGGGATGAGTCCGGGACAGCAGTTGCGTAAGGTTGAGTTGCCGCTGGCGGCACCGGTGATTCTGGCAGGCGTACGGACATCGGTGATTATTAATATTGGCACTGCGACTATCGCGTCGACGGTGGGGGCCAGCACGCTCGGCACGCCGATTATCATCGGGCTGAGCGGATTCAACACGGCGTATGTTATTCAGGGCGCACTGCTGGTCGCGCTGGCGGCGATCATCGTAGACCGCCTGTTCGAGCGGTTAGTGCAGCACCTTAGCCGGCACGCAAAATGA
- a CDS encoding protein YohO translates to MSVAKIGVITLFLLMAIGGIGGVMLAGYTFILRAG, encoded by the coding sequence ATGAGCGTAGCGAAAATCGGTGTCATCACCCTCTTTTTACTCATGGCCATTGGCGGTATTGGCGGTGTGATGCTCGCAGGTTATACCTTCATTTTGCGTGCCGGCTAA
- the mlrA gene encoding HTH-type transcriptional regulator MlrA has translation MALYTIGEVALLCDINPVTLRAWQRRYGLLKPQRTDGGHRLFNDSDIDRIREIKRWIDNGVQVSKVKMLLSNENVDLQNGWREQQETLLHYLQNNNLHSLRVWLKERGQDYPAQTLTTHLFLPLRRRLQCQQPTLLALLGILDGVLINYIAICLASARKKQGKDALVVGWNIHDTTRLWLEGWVASQQGWRVDVLAHSLSQFRPDLFEGRTLLVWCGENQTSAQQQQLNAWRAEGHDIYPLGI, from the coding sequence ATGGCGCTTTACACCATAGGTGAAGTGGCTTTGCTTTGTGATATTAACCCCGTTACGCTCCGCGCGTGGCAGCGGCGTTATGGATTATTAAAACCGCAGCGCACCGACGGCGGACATCGCCTGTTCAATGATTCAGATATCGACAGGATCCGCGAAATCAAGCGCTGGATAGATAACGGGGTGCAGGTCAGCAAGGTCAAGATGCTGTTGAGCAATGAGAACGTGGACCTGCAAAACGGATGGCGTGAGCAACAGGAAACGCTGCTGCATTATCTGCAAAATAACAATCTGCACAGTCTCCGGGTCTGGCTGAAAGAGCGCGGGCAGGATTACCCCGCGCAGACGCTAACCACCCACCTTTTTCTTCCGCTACGTCGGCGGTTGCAATGCCAACAGCCCACCCTACTGGCACTATTGGGGATCCTTGACGGCGTGTTGATCAACTACATCGCCATTTGCCTCGCCTCGGCCAGAAAAAAACAGGGCAAAGACGCGCTGGTCGTGGGCTGGAATATTCACGATACCACGCGTCTGTGGCTGGAAGGCTGGGTCGCCAGTCAGCAGGGATGGCGGGTTGACGTACTGGCACATTCGCTGAGTCAGTTTCGCCCGGATCTGTTCGAGGGGCGAACCTTACTGGTATGGTGTGGTGAAAATCAGACATCGGCACAGCAGCAGCAACTGAATGCCTGGCGCGCGGAAGGACACGATATTTATCCACTTGGCATTTAA
- a CDS encoding sensor histidine kinase — protein sequence MYDFNLVLLLLQQMCVFLVIAWLMSKTRLFIPLMQVTVRLPHKLLCYVTFSIFCILGTYFGLHIDDSIANTRAIGAVMGGLLGGPVVGGLVGLTGGLHRYSMGGMTALSCMISTIVEGLLGGLVHSVLTRRGRTDKVFNPLTAGAITFVAEMVQMLIILLIARPFDDAYRLVSNIAAPMMVTNTVGAALFMRILLDKRAMFEKYTSAFSSTALKVAASTEGILRQGFNEVNSMKVAQVLYQELDIGAVAITDREKLLAFTGIGDDHHLPGRPISSRYTLRAIETGEVVYADGNEVPYRCSLHPQCKLGSTLVIPLRGENQRVMGTIKLYEAKNRLFSSINRTLGEGIAQLLSAQILAGQYERQKAMLTQSEIKLLHAQVNPHFLFNALNTIKAVVRRDSEQASQLVQDLSTFFRKNLKRPSEIVTLADEIEHVNAYLQIEKARFQARLQVSLNVPDALAHQQLPAFTLQPIVENAIKHGTSQLLGTGEVSITARQEGQYLMLDIEDNAGLYQPTTNVSGLGMNLVDKRLRERFGDDYGISVVCEPDCFTRITLRLPLEETHD from the coding sequence ATGTACGATTTCAATCTGGTGTTGCTGCTGCTTCAGCAGATGTGCGTGTTCCTGGTTATCGCATGGTTGATGAGTAAAACGCGTTTATTCATACCGTTGATGCAGGTTACCGTTCGCTTACCACATAAGTTGCTGTGCTACGTCACCTTCTCTATTTTCTGTATTCTCGGCACCTATTTTGGCCTGCACATTGACGATTCTATTGCCAACACGCGCGCGATTGGCGCGGTGATGGGCGGTCTGCTCGGCGGACCGGTCGTCGGTGGGCTGGTGGGGCTTACCGGGGGCCTGCATCGCTACTCGATGGGCGGGATGACAGCGCTCAGTTGTATGATCTCCACTATCGTCGAAGGATTGCTGGGTGGCCTGGTGCACAGCGTGCTGACTCGGCGGGGACGCACCGATAAAGTCTTTAATCCGCTGACGGCGGGGGCCATTACGTTTGTCGCCGAAATGGTACAGATGCTGATCATTTTGCTGATCGCCCGGCCGTTTGACGATGCTTACCGGCTTGTCAGCAATATCGCCGCCCCTATGATGGTTACCAACACCGTTGGTGCGGCGTTGTTTATGCGTATTTTGCTCGACAAGCGCGCGATGTTTGAAAAATACACCTCTGCGTTTTCTTCCACTGCGCTGAAGGTGGCGGCCTCCACCGAGGGTATCCTGCGTCAGGGATTCAACGAAGTGAACAGCATGAAGGTGGCGCAGGTGCTGTATCAGGAACTCGATATTGGTGCGGTGGCGATTACTGATCGGGAGAAGCTGCTGGCCTTTACCGGGATTGGCGACGATCATCATTTGCCGGGCAGGCCGATCTCTTCCCGCTACACGCTACGGGCCATTGAGACGGGCGAGGTGGTTTATGCTGACGGTAATGAAGTGCCATACCGCTGTTCGTTGCATCCGCAGTGTAAACTCGGCTCTACGCTGGTCATCCCCTTGCGCGGTGAAAATCAACGGGTAATGGGCACCATCAAGCTGTATGAAGCGAAAAATCGACTCTTTAGTTCCATTAACCGAACGCTTGGCGAGGGGATTGCTCAGCTACTCTCCGCGCAGATCCTCGCCGGACAATATGAACGTCAGAAAGCGATGCTGACTCAGTCAGAAATCAAGCTGTTGCATGCGCAGGTCAATCCGCATTTTCTGTTTAATGCACTCAACACCATCAAGGCAGTGGTGCGCCGCGACAGTGAACAGGCGAGTCAACTGGTTCAGGATCTCTCCACTTTCTTTCGCAAGAACTTAAAGCGCCCGTCGGAGATCGTCACGCTTGCCGACGAAATTGAGCATGTGAATGCCTATCTGCAAATTGAGAAAGCGCGATTCCAGGCGCGGCTGCAAGTGAGCCTGAATGTGCCGGATGCGTTGGCGCATCAACAGTTGCCGGCCTTCACCCTGCAACCCATCGTTGAAAACGCCATTAAGCACGGAACATCACAGCTGCTGGGAACGGGTGAAGTGTCCATCACCGCCCGTCAGGAAGGGCAGTACCTGATGCTGGATATTGAAGATAATGCCGGATTGTACCAGCCCACCACGAATGTCAGCGGTCTGGGCATGAATCTGGTGGATAAACGCCTGCGTGAACGGTTTGGTGATGATTATGGTATTAGCGTGGTCTGTGAACCGGATTGCTTTACCCGAATAACCCTACGACTGCCCCTGGAGGAGACGCATGATTAA